One genomic region from Vanacampus margaritifer isolate UIUO_Vmar chromosome 2, RoL_Vmar_1.0, whole genome shotgun sequence encodes:
- the rab12 gene encoding ras-related protein Rab-12, with protein sequence MDPRYDNRRKAGGVSGGSFSNSSPALGAQSRRRKMPPRPADFKLQIIIIGSRGVGKTSLMERYTDDTFSEACKSTVGVDFKIKTVELREKKIRLQIWDTAGQERFNSITSAYYRGAKGIVLVYDITKQETFDDLPKWMKMIDKYASEEAELLLVGNKMDCESDRVISRQQGERFCSRISGMRFCETSAKDNCNVDEIFLKLVDDVLSKMPLEVPNKELSGSVLSLQPEPEVPPELPPPRMRCC encoded by the exons ATGGATCCGCGATATGACAACCGGCGGAAGGCCGGCGGCGTCAGCGGCGGGAGCTTCTCGAACTCGTCGCCCGCTTTAGGGGCTCAGTCTCGGCGCAGGAAGATGCCGCCCAGGCCCGCCGACTTTAAGCTTCAAATCATCATTATCGGCTCCCGCGGCGTGGGTAAAACCAGCCTGATGGAGCGATACACCGACGACACCTTTTCCGAGGCCTGCAAGTCCACCGTAG GAGTTGATTTCAAAATCAAGACGGTGGAGCTGAGGGAGAAGAAGATCCGGCTGCAGATCTG GGACACGGCGGGCCAGGAGCGCTTCAACAGCATCACGTCGGCGTACTACCGCGGCGCCAAGGGGATCGTGCTGGTCTACGACATCACCAAGCAGGAGACCTTCGACGACCTTCCCAAGTGGATGAAGATGATTGACAAG TATGCGTCTGAGGAGGCGGAGCTCCTCCTGGTGGGCAACAAGATGGACTGCGAGAGCGATCGTGTCATCTCAAGACAACAAGGAGAAAGG TTTTGCTCTCGGATAAGCGGCATGCGTTTCTGCGAGACGAGCGCCAAGGATAACTGTAACGTGGACGAGATCTTCCTGAAGCTGGTCGACGACGTTCTGAGCAAG ATGCCGCTTGAGGTTCCCAACAAGGAGCTCTCCGGCAGCGTGCTGTCCCTGCAGCCTGAACCCGAAGTGCCTCCGGAGTTGCCTCCACCTCGCATGCGCTGCTGCTGA